In Mastacembelus armatus chromosome 22, fMasArm1.2, whole genome shotgun sequence, a genomic segment contains:
- the cipca gene encoding CLOCK-interacting pacemaker a, which produces MSSFSRASRHRAPPFTWATQLGPPKSDLERDSGFSDASSEYLSTVDLTDSEDAGRNVAVISQDLPGPQVAVMGGSYAGLSPMIIMNNYVLKQPSTIAPTEKQWAFPSPLEVMPQSQVVLLQPVVSNGSSSSSSPKTCPENIQQSKSYMPILKSYPRIAPHPVEGPSKRVGSSRLRGSSRSGFDQRQRRHSHRLYSSPSPQPALQTPVKPISNFEAETNQAQAAEGQELLSEKSLSPLAGTSSLAPSIDAFRTEIDSNRIDVDKYHDALSMESNKVKRFSNTYNILNKSGLLGITLRTKQLIKENKRTQSQLQQLQEQTALLLQALSSGDPQLWTKLQLSLQDTDKDQWGGKAQKLLA; this is translated from the exons ATGCCAGCTCTGAGTACCTCAGTACAGTCGATCTGACTGACTCTGAAGATGCAGGAAGGAATGTGGCCGTAATCAGCCAGGACCTGCCTGGTCCGCAAGTGGCTGTGATGGGAGGTTCATATGCTGGACTGTCTCCAATGATCATCATGAACAACTATGTCTTAAAACAG cCATCAACAATTGctccaacagaaaaacagtgggCGTTTCCTTCACCCTTGGAAGTGATGCCTCAATCACAGGTGGTTCTTCTTCAACCTGTGGTATcaaatggcagcagcagcagcagctcaccaAAGACTTGCCCTGAAAATATCCAACAATCAAAAAGCTACATGCCCATCCTCAAATCATATCCCAGAATTGCCCCACATCCTGTGGAGGGGCCATCTAAAAGAGTGGGATCATCCAGGTTGAGGGGGAGCTCAAGATCAGGATTTGACCAGCGACAGCGAAGGCACAGCCACAGGCTTTACAGCTCCCCCAGCCCACAGCCGGCACTGCAGACTCCAGTCAAACCCATCTCCAACTTTGAAGCAGAAACCAACCAAGCACAGGCAGCTGAGGGTCAGGAGCTACTCAGTGAAAAGTCTCTTTCCCCACTGGCAGGAACCAGCTCTCTGGCTCCCTCAATTGATGCATTTAGGACAGAGATAGACAGCAACAGGATTGATGTTGACAAATACCATGATGCCCTTTCAATGGAAAGCAACAAAGTGAAACGTTTCAGCAACACCTACAATATTCTCAACAAGTCTGGGTTGCTGGGGATCACGTTGCGCACAAAGCAGCTGATCAAGGAGAATAAGCGCACCCAAAGCCAGCTGCAACAGCTTCAGGAGCaaacagctctgctgctgcaggctctGAGCAGTGGAGACCCACAGCTTTGGACTAAACTCCAGCTCTCTCTGCAAGACACGGACAAGGACCAGTGGGGGGGTAAAGCTCAGAAACTTCTGGCATAA